A genomic segment from Perca flavescens isolate YP-PL-M2 chromosome 13, PFLA_1.0, whole genome shotgun sequence encodes:
- the LOC114567008 gene encoding gap junction delta-2 protein-like: MGDWSILGRFLTEVQNHSTVIGKIWLTMLLIFRILLVALVGDAVYSDEQSKFTCNTLQPGCNNVCYDTFAPVSHLRFWVFQIVLVSTPSIFYIVYVLQKITKNEKVEDKKVEVVPRSSPLLERDKHIGGDKETTLEANSPYNTSYDNEGWSSQAGECEEKSQLEEDIKEVGKDPTQLSSQVLLIYIIHVLLRSIMEIIFLIGQYYLFGFEVPHLFRCETYPCPNRTDCFVSRATEKTIFLNFMFSVSLGCFILNIVELHYLGWIYIFRVLFSACCTCCVSDRKPGQQVDLYSDNNPLLLELKHSLRGRVVLQTTSSVSRDKSSGVPNQGPAISFETDSTLECSSKRNPDEKERSKNRLLNIAKIGRGKKSWL, from the coding sequence ATGGGAGACTGGTCCATTCTTGGCCGCTTCCTAACGGAAGTTCAAAACCATTCCACGGTCATTGGCAAGATATGGCTGACAATGCTGCTCATCTTCCGCATCTTGCTCGTGGCCCTGGTGGGGGATGCTGTCTACAGCGATGAGCAGTCCAAGTTTACCTGCAACACCCTACAGCCTGGATGCAATAATGTCTGCTATGACACTTTTGCTCCTGTCTCACACTTGCGCTTTTGGGTCTTTCAGATTGTTCTAGTGTCCACACCTTCTATCTTCTACATTGTGTATGTCCTGCAAAAAATCACCAAGAATGAAAAGGTAGAGGATAAGAAGGTTGAAGTGGTACCCAGGTCCTCTCCTTTACTtgaaagagacaaacacatAGGCGGAGATAAAGAGACAACACTGGAAGCCAACAGTCCTTATAACACATCCTATGACAATGAGGGGTGGAGCTCACAGGCAGGTGAGTGTGAGGAGAAGAGCCAGCTGGAGGAGGATATTAAGGAGGTAGGAAAGGACCCAACCCAGCTCTCCAGCCAAGTACTACTTATCTACATCATACATGTTTTGCTGCGCTCCATCATGGAGATAATCTTCCTCATTGGACAGTATTACCTATTTGGATTTGAAGTTCCACACCTGTTCCGCTGTGAGACCTACCCCTGTCCAAACAGGACGGACTGCTTTGTGTCTCGAGCAACAGAGAAGACCATCTTCCTCAACTTCATGTTCAGTGTCAGTCTAGGTTGCTTCATCTTGAACATTGTGGAGCTGCATTATCTAGGCTGGATTTATATTTTCAGAGTATTGTTCTCCGCATGCTGTACATGCTGTGTGTCAGATAGAAAACCTGGGCAACAGGTGGATTTGTACTCCGACAACAACCCGCTCTTGCTTGAGCTCAAACACTCTCTACGTGGCAGGGTCGTCTTGCAGACCACCTCTTCCGTGTCCCGGGACAAGAGCAGTGGTGTCCCAAACCAAGGCCCAGCCATCTCCTTTGAGACAGACTCCACACTGGAGTGCTCTTCGAAGAGAAATCCAGATGAAAAGGAACGCAGCAAGAATAGACTGCTCAATATAGCCAAAATAGGAAGAGGGAAAAAGTCTTGGCTGTAA